Proteins from one Triticum aestivum cultivar Chinese Spring chromosome 7A, IWGSC CS RefSeq v2.1, whole genome shotgun sequence genomic window:
- the LOC123150815 gene encoding amino acid permease 6, translating to MARGDGAADRRRVIGHGSVDDDGKPKRTGTVWTASAHIITGVIGSGVLSLPWSMAQLGWVAGSITLFLFAAVTYYTSALLADCYRSDDAVTGKRNYTYMEAVQSYLGSRQVWFCGLCQYVNLVGTAIGYTITASISAAALYKADCFHKNGHSADCGVYTTMYMAVFGISQIVFSQLPNLHEIAWLSILAAVMSFSYSAIGVGLALAQTISGPTGKTTMGGTEIGVDVTNSAQKIWLTLQALGNIAFAYSYSMVLIEIQDTVKAPPAENKTMRRANLLGVSTTTAFYMLCGCLGYAAFGNAAPGNMLTGFGFYEPFWLIDFANICIVVHLIGAYQLYCQPIYAAVESWAAARWPGSDFVVRQYRPFAGGNFSVSMFKLVWRTAFVAVSTVLAILMPFFNAILGLLGALAFWPLTVYFPVEMYKRQSKVERFSKKWVVLQSLSFTCFAVTVAVTVASVQGITQSLNNYVPFKTKL from the exons ATGGCCCGGGGAGACGGCGCTGCGGACCGTCGGCGGGTCATCGGCCATGGTTCCGTCGACGACGATGGCAAGCCCAAGAGAACAG GAACGGTGTGGACGGCGAGCGCGCACATCATAACGGGGGTGATCGGCTCCGGCGTGCTGTCCCTGCCCTGGTCCATGGCGCAGCTCGGCTGGGTCGCCGGGTCGATCACGCTTTTCCTCTTCGCCGCCGTCACGTACTACACCTCCGCGCTCCTCGCCGACTGCTACCGCAGCGACGACGCCGTCACCGGGAAGAGGAACTACACCTACATGGAGGCCGTCCAGTCCTACCTAG GTAGCAGGCAGGTGTGGTTTTGTGGCCTCTGCCAGTACGTCAATCTCGTTGGAACTGCAATTGGGTACACCATCACAGCATCGATCAGTGCCGC GGCTTTGTACAAGGCCGACTGCTTCCACAAGAACGGCCACTCTGCCGACTGCGGCGTGTACACCACCATGTACATGGCCGTGTTTGGGATCTCCCAGATCGTCTTCTCGCAGCTCCCCAACCTCCACGAGATAGCCTGGCTGTCCATCCTCGCCGCGGTCATGTCCTTCTCCTACTCCGCGATCGGCGTTGGCCTCGCCTTGGCACAGACCATATCAG GTCCTACTGGCAAGACAACAATGGGCGGCACTGAAATTGGGGTAGACGTCACTAATTCGGCCCAGAAGATATGGTTGACGCTGCAAGCGCTCGGCAACATTGCATTCGCCTACTCATACTCCATGGTTCTCATAGAAATTCAG GACACGGTGAAGGCGCCTCCGGCCGAGAACAAGACGATGAGGAGGGCAAACCTATTGGGGGTCTCCACCACCACGGCCTTCTACATGCTCTGCGGCTGCCTCGGCTACGCCGCCTTCGGCAACGCGGCGCCGGGGAACATGCTCACCGGGTTCGGCTTCTACGAGCCCTTCTGGCTCATCGACTTCGCCAACATCTGCATCGTCGTGCACCTCATCGGTGCCTACCAGCTCTACTGCCAGCCCATCTACGCCGCCGTGGAGAGCTGGGCTGCGGCGCGGTGGCCGGGCTCAGACTTCGTGGTCCGCCAGTACCGTCCCTTCGCCGGTGGCAATTTCAGCGTCAGCATGTTCAAGCTGGTGTGGAGAACGGCGTTCGTCGCCGTAAGCACGGTCCTTGCCATTTTGATGCCCTTCTTCAATGCCATCCTTGGCCTCCTTGGCGCGCTCGCATTCTGGCCGCTCACAGTGTACTtccccgtggagatgtacaaacgtCAGAGCAAAGTGGAGAGGTTTTCCAAGAAGTGGGTGGTGCTGCAGAGCCTGAGCTTCACGTGCTTTGCGGTGACGGTGGCAGTGACCGTCGCATCCGTGCAGGGGATCACCCAATCACTCAACAACTATGTGCCATTCAAGACGAAGCTGTGA